The Blastococcus sp. HT6-4 genome window below encodes:
- a CDS encoding EAL domain-containing protein codes for MDPVRPLPDPALAEALRPGGVRSVFQPIVELDTGRVVAFEALARGPQGPLERPDHLFAAAREAGLLAELDEACRAAAFRGAAGHGLPPGVALFVNVEPEVLDTAPLDELLAIASTAPGGLRVVLEITERALAARPAELLRTVARVRELGWGIALDDVGADPMSLAFMPLLRPDVVKLDLRLVQERPGPAIAQIMNAVNAYAQATGAVILAEGIEDHAHLAMARALGASVGQGWLFGRPTPTPDSSRPVGALPPPAEHPGGTDAGSPFACLPPGTAPRRAPKGLLIELSKQLEREALRLGETCVVTGTFQEARHFTPSTAQRYRDLVERTGFVCALGEGLPAEPLPGLRGADLAPGDPVRGEWDVVVLAPHFSVALLARDLGSTGPDMERQFEYALTYDRDTAVRAARCLLGRVTPRAGAPLVPPAVPVTAEVVAAATQAGELLDDSALVRRALEATPSGVCLVDVRLPDQPLVYVNPAFERLVGLPRAELLGRNCRFLQGPDTDAAAQSRIRAAVAAGRECREVLLNHRGPERTPWWNELHLAPVTDGTGEVVQYIGVQVDVTERVTAQRELEQERDRSRAYLARIEELSVPDPLAGLASRQHLLEQAEIEVWNARATGDAVALVIVALQGLAEVEVEDEHGPKAAEELLAVAAQRLRGRLRRGDLLACWARDSFVVVLPGLAAGTAVREADRIRAELEAAVRGPVVIGGVPLVVTARAGAGCFPVDAGDVAGLLAAVGRAAGWLPASSR; via the coding sequence GTGGACCCCGTTCGCCCTCTGCCCGACCCCGCCCTCGCCGAGGCCCTCCGCCCCGGTGGGGTGCGCAGCGTCTTCCAGCCGATCGTCGAGCTGGACACCGGCCGCGTCGTCGCCTTCGAGGCGCTCGCGCGCGGACCGCAGGGCCCGCTGGAGCGGCCCGACCACCTCTTCGCCGCCGCCCGGGAGGCCGGCCTGCTCGCGGAGCTGGACGAGGCCTGCCGTGCCGCCGCCTTCCGCGGCGCGGCCGGGCACGGCCTCCCGCCCGGGGTCGCCCTCTTCGTCAACGTCGAGCCGGAGGTGCTCGACACCGCGCCGCTGGACGAGCTGCTGGCCATCGCCTCGACCGCCCCCGGTGGGCTGCGGGTGGTCCTGGAGATCACCGAGCGGGCGCTGGCCGCCCGCCCGGCGGAGCTGCTGCGCACCGTCGCGCGGGTCCGGGAGCTCGGCTGGGGCATCGCGCTGGACGACGTCGGCGCCGACCCCATGTCGCTGGCCTTCATGCCGCTGCTGCGCCCGGACGTCGTCAAGCTGGACCTCCGGCTCGTGCAGGAGCGCCCCGGCCCGGCGATCGCGCAGATCATGAACGCGGTCAACGCCTACGCCCAGGCCACCGGGGCCGTGATCCTCGCCGAGGGGATCGAGGACCACGCGCACCTGGCCATGGCCCGGGCGCTGGGCGCCAGCGTCGGCCAGGGGTGGCTGTTCGGGCGGCCCACGCCGACCCCGGACTCCTCGCGGCCGGTGGGTGCCCTGCCGCCCCCGGCCGAGCATCCCGGCGGCACCGACGCCGGCTCACCGTTCGCCTGTCTGCCCCCCGGGACGGCGCCGCGCCGTGCACCGAAGGGGCTGCTCATCGAGCTCAGCAAGCAGCTGGAGCGGGAGGCGCTGCGCCTCGGCGAGACCTGCGTCGTCACCGGGACGTTCCAGGAGGCCCGCCACTTCACCCCCTCGACCGCCCAGCGGTACCGGGACCTCGTCGAGCGCACCGGCTTCGTGTGCGCGCTCGGCGAGGGCCTGCCGGCCGAGCCGCTGCCGGGACTGCGGGGGGCCGACCTGGCCCCGGGCGACCCCGTCCGCGGCGAGTGGGACGTCGTGGTGCTCGCGCCGCACTTCAGCGTCGCGCTGCTCGCCCGCGACCTCGGCAGCACCGGCCCGGACATGGAGCGGCAGTTCGAGTACGCGCTGACCTACGACCGCGACACGGCGGTCCGCGCGGCCCGTTGCCTCCTGGGCCGGGTGACCCCGCGCGCCGGGGCGCCGCTCGTGCCGCCCGCCGTGCCGGTGACCGCCGAGGTGGTTGCGGCGGCCACGCAGGCCGGCGAACTGCTCGACGACAGCGCCCTCGTCCGGCGCGCGCTCGAGGCCACCCCGAGCGGGGTCTGCCTGGTCGACGTGCGGCTGCCCGATCAGCCGCTGGTGTACGTCAACCCGGCGTTCGAGCGGCTGGTCGGCCTGCCCCGTGCCGAGCTGCTGGGCCGCAACTGCCGGTTCCTTCAGGGCCCGGACACCGACGCCGCGGCGCAGTCCCGGATCCGGGCGGCCGTCGCCGCGGGTAGGGAGTGCCGCGAGGTGCTGCTCAACCACCGCGGGCCGGAGCGCACGCCCTGGTGGAACGAGCTGCACCTGGCGCCGGTCACCGACGGGACCGGCGAGGTCGTGCAGTACATCGGTGTGCAGGTCGACGTCACCGAGCGGGTGACGGCGCAGCGCGAGCTGGAGCAGGAGCGCGACCGGTCCCGCGCCTACCTGGCCCGCATCGAGGAGCTGTCGGTGCCCGATCCGCTCGCCGGGCTGGCCTCCCGCCAGCACCTGCTGGAGCAGGCGGAGATCGAGGTCTGGAACGCCCGCGCCACCGGCGACGCCGTGGCCCTGGTCATCGTCGCGCTCCAGGGGCTGGCCGAGGTCGAGGTCGAGGACGAGCACGGGCCGAAGGCGGCCGAGGAGCTGCTGGCCGTCGCGGCGCAGCGGCTGCGGGGACGGCTCCGGCGCGGCGACCTGCTGGCGTGCTGGGCCCGGGACTCCTTCGTCGTCGTGCTCCCGGGCCTCGCGGCCGGCACCGCCGTGCGCGAGGCGGACCGGATCCGCGCCGAGCTCGAGGCGGCCGTCCGCGGGCCGGTGGTGATCGGCGGCGTGCCCCTGGTCGTCACGGCGCGCGCGGGCGCGGGCTGCTTCCCCGTCGACGCCGGCGACGTGGCGGGGCTCCTCGCCGCGGTCGGCCGGGCGGCCGGCTGGCTGCCCGCCTCCTCGCGCTGA
- a CDS encoding DMT family transporter — MRVAVVLALASAVVYGASDFLGGLASRRTSVFGVVALSQLAGLVALVALLPWLGGPATAADLWTGAAAGLAGAAGLLIFFRALARGVMSVVAPVTAVTAAAVPVLVGTLGGERIGPWATAGIVLALAAVVLVSAEGGLAALRGARPASLTPALVAGAAFGLFFVLLDRTSQDAGLTPLVAARLASVTLVAAVALTSGQSLRPNRAALPLVLVSGIGDMTANALFLLATQTGGQLAITGVLASLYPVSTVVLAQVVLRERLVPAQLAGLVSAGAAVVLITLPG; from the coding sequence GTGCGTGTGGCGGTCGTGCTGGCGCTGGCGTCGGCGGTCGTCTACGGGGCCTCGGACTTCCTGGGCGGGCTCGCCAGCCGGCGGACGTCGGTGTTCGGCGTGGTGGCGCTGTCCCAGCTGGCGGGCCTGGTGGCGCTGGTGGCGCTGCTCCCCTGGCTCGGTGGGCCGGCGACCGCGGCCGATCTGTGGACCGGTGCGGCGGCCGGGCTGGCCGGCGCGGCCGGGCTGCTGATCTTCTTCCGCGCGCTCGCACGCGGGGTGATGAGCGTGGTCGCCCCGGTCACCGCGGTCACCGCCGCCGCCGTGCCGGTGCTCGTGGGGACGCTCGGCGGCGAGCGGATCGGCCCCTGGGCGACGGCGGGCATCGTGCTGGCACTCGCCGCCGTCGTCCTGGTCTCCGCCGAGGGCGGGCTGGCCGCGCTGCGCGGCGCCCGTCCGGCGAGCCTCACGCCGGCGCTCGTCGCCGGCGCGGCGTTCGGCCTGTTCTTCGTGCTGCTCGACCGCACCTCCCAGGACGCCGGCCTCACCCCGCTGGTCGCCGCGCGGCTGGCCTCGGTGACCCTCGTGGCCGCGGTCGCGCTCACCAGCGGCCAGTCGCTGCGGCCGAACCGGGCGGCGCTGCCCCTCGTGCTGGTGTCCGGGATCGGCGACATGACGGCGAACGCGCTGTTCCTGCTGGCCACCCAGACCGGCGGGCAGCTGGCGATCACCGGGGTGCTCGCCTCGCTCTACCCGGTCAGCACCGTGGTGCTCGCCCAGGTGGTGCTGCGCGAGCGGCTGGTGCCCGCCCAGCTGGCCGGGCTGGTCTCCGCGGGCGCCGCCGTCGTCCTCATCACGCTGCCGGGCTGA